The nucleotide window gaatttactgcaactttcaaatcttaggctacattgatttaaatgtatacTGTGACgtaaattttgcttccaacgcattttacagatttgtaatacaatcatccgtttttgaataatggtcattatttaaggggggttagttactttttttgagatgtttagtataGCAGTGTAAAACCCTTGTTACATGCTTTACAAACATGAGGGCGATGATTTAGCTTCTCATGAATTGCTGTTTTGTGCTTCCTTAATAGCCTGACCCATAGCAATAATGTGAATTTCTGAATGTATTTTTAGGCCACTCATGTACTTGTACTCTTTATTGCAAAGTCCACATTTATATGGCCGTATGGAGCCCTTGTAAGGCTTCTCATTGCCATGAATTGCTTTGTGCCGTTTTAAGTAATGTGCCTGTGTGAAGCTCTGCTTGCATACTTCGCATACATGTACATAAGGCTGCTCTTTGCTATGAATTGCTTCATGCTCTAATTGCTGATTCAAGTTACCTATAAAGCCCTTATTGCATACTTTGCATACATAAGGTTTCTCATTGCAATGAATAGGTCCATGCTGTTTCACTGTCATGTGTTTTTTCAAATCACATGCCCgtttaaagcccttgttgcatattttacatacatgaggcttctcattgctatgagTCGATTTGTGCCGTTTCAAATTCCCTGcctgtgtaaagcccttgttgcatattttacatacatgaggcttctcattgCCATGGATTGCTATGTGCCGTTTCAAATCACATGCCTgtttaaagcccttgttgcattctttacatacatgaggcttctcattgctGTGGATTAGTGAATGTCTATTCAGGTGTGTAACAAAGGTTTTTCTAAAAGTCAGAGTACATTCATGGTCcatccaattttgttttcttttgaagTCTTTGTTACAgtgttggcatttatacagctTCTCTTTGGTGTCTGATTCATACCAATACCGTCTAATCCACTTCTTGTGTTTGGTCAGGTGACTCAGATAAAGATAAGTGTCGTAGAAATACctcctgcaatatatacatttgtaaGGCTTCAGGTTGAACAAGTTTTGAGATCTTCTGGAAATCATGTTCTGAAATGAGGATTTGAAAAGGAAAAATGTCAAGTCTTTGTTTCTGTAATGACATGGTCCTGTgacacaacctggggtacctttgtgttacatagtaaaaaaatgaaatggttcaagcattttatctacacatctcatttgaagtggttcatccttctgagcattttgacaccttttttatggaaatcggttaaaaaatgagagagtgcgggcaaaacaACAAAgcagggaggatgtaaccccacctctttttgcacatttacaatcattctgagcaagtatattggccttttaaatgaacttctgtatttatttacttggtttagatgtctttcCATGTGCTGACCACATACTGCTATGTACACAGGTAAAGTGAATGTCAATTATTTTCATAGATTATTGCTCTGAGTGCTATAACCAATACCAtagggcttcaacataaaaaagtccaggttttgagatattttctctaaatatcaagagccatcttaagaaccactgaacctaaCTAGACTCGTTtgttatttttcatgctgattcgaTTGTGTGATGCGATAAGCAAAATCGGTCAAAACtcagcaatattgattttgagatatattttgtataacaaaaatgtcattttcccggatttaattaaaaattcataattaaaacagtaaatgagatatttcaatttttctttttgattttgaaagcattagtcaagttacataaagtagtgcaaacaaatgggctcaaatttgattgcaaatgtggtttctagaaaaggggtcaatttattttgttgcaaaagcccttacatccacaaaaggcgcaatattaaattaataaaataaataggaaggcttgaaaattgtaccaaacctattcttttagtttctattcatcaacactttatccgaacccaaattgaatcaaatataACAAGTCATACTTGCACATTTGAAAAAAGctgcttttctcaaaaagtcaaaagtggatgcagggttttgaaacaaagctcttcatatactgctccaagaaagtatccttgcACTTGGAGAAAATaaccacaatttcaaaactgaaccatattggggtaaattttttttttttttttatctaagtcggcacattttgacaccctgttgaatccaatgtgacttcaagaagcaaaattacaagtatttgattagacaaaggttCAGTGTAAAAGTGACAATataactggcctattcaaaactccacggactagacatctggttaaTGGCAATTTTGTGCGTGCCTAATTTAATTTGAAAGAAAGGGAACAAAACTAAACTGAAACAAAAGCTGACAAATAACatggaagttatgaaaagtacagagaagtaaaaacagaaataaatactgcttcattgaagaaactgtgtagtctctttgttgcgcttgttggtatcttttttgcgccttgtataggccagtttgttacTTTTAAAGCTGGACCTTcgtcaattgcttgtaactttacttcttgaggtcacattggattcaatgtggtgtcataatgtgcaggattagatatatAGTgaatctattacaaaaacaaatttaccccaaatatctttcagttttgaaattgtgattattttccaagtgtaaggatacttttttggcgcagtatccCGCGCAgtatactttacatacatgagacTTTTTGAGATGAACTGTGTTTTGTGCCGTTTCAAGGTCTGTTTCAGTTtgaagcccttgttgcatactatacatacatgaggcttctcattgCCATGAATTGCTTCGTGCTGTTCCAAATAACTTGCCTGTTTGAAGCCCTTATTACATACTTTGCATATATGAGGCTTTTTGAGATGAATTGTTTTGTGCCGTTTCAAGGTCTGTTTCAGTTTGAAGCCCTTATTGCATACTATACATAGATGAGGCTTCTCATTGGCATGCATTGCTTCATGTCGTTTTAGTTGTGCTTGTGTGAAGCTCTTCTTGCATACTTTGCATTCTTTGCTATGCATGGCCTCATGCTGTAATTGCTGATCCAAGTTACCTATAAAGCCCTTATTGCATACTTTGCATACATAAGGTTTTCCATTGCAACGAATTGGTCCATGCTGTTTCATTGCTATGTGCAGTTTCAAATCACATGCCTGTTTAAAGctcttgttgcatactttacatttATGAGGATTCTCTTTGCTGTGAATTAGTGAATATCTATTCAGGTGTGTCAAAAAGGTTTTTCTAAAAGTCCGAGTACATTCATGGTCCATCCATTTCTGTTTTCGTATGAAGTATATGTTACAGTGTTGACATTCATACAGCTTCACTTTGGTGTCTGCATACCAATATGGTCTAATCCGCTTCTTGTGTTGGATCAGGTGACTCAGATATAGATAAGTGTCATGGAAATTCCtgctgcaatatatacatttgtgaGGCTTCAGGTTGAACAAGTTTTGAGGTCTTCTGGAAGTCATGTTCTGAAAtgaggatttaaaaaaaaggaatattGTAAATATATTGTTAAATTTTGTGTTTCTGTATTTCTGTATATACAATGTGGTAGCTATCTTTGTTTTGTAACGTAAAGTGTATGAACAATATGCCAACGATATGACTTGAATTTGAGATCTGGTGTTGAGAACCTTCTTGGTTTATCTAAATGAATGCTTAggatttcatttggcagaacttgataatgtttttaatcccaaaaacttagtgtgctgtatttttctggaatagggagggAGTAAGCAAAAGTTAAAAGTATACACTCTTAGCATTATTTTTGAACATCTGTAAGGTCATAGATTTAAGAATATCATCTAAATTGTTTCAAATGATTGCACCTCTATGTATGTAACTATGTTTCTTATAATCTGTCCTTGGTTGAGGGATCTTAACATTAAGATTCTCTGGAATTGAAAATATATGAGCTAAAATAAGATGACAAGTTATTCAAAATCTTGTTATATGTATATGTTAATTAAAACAGAACATTTTACTGAAGCCTATGAGAAACTGGCTTCCAACCAAGTTGATCAAGAACAATAGCTAACAATATTACTAGATATGTCCCatttacagtttgatcagcttgtaatcggcagattaatatcaatatattttattccaAGAAatgccttgtgacatctcgccaaagTCATCATGAATTAattaaagtcctatactttgtctactttcttcaaCATGCAtattatacacctatccgacttcgccattactgcggtgtccccgatgtaaaactgcggtgtcccgaggtcgggggttccatccattatttattgtgtgctatacagaattgtacccggggaattgtacacaacagtgatattcaatacacaatcatgagtattgaattacgaattaaatctcccgctctggtacatctgtgttgccgtcaatagagggccaaatacagtaaacgcttctcggattggtgtatagaccagacaggcccactatatcactcttaacgtgggtctactttaaGGTAGAAGCCtaataagggagcgatcgttatttatgacaagagggggggaatgggaaaatttaagggggaacacaaatttttttgagggtctttaggggggaacctgaaatttttagttgaaccaggagggggattgttaaatcttaaatggagaaaattgggaaaacaagggggaacgcgaaaattttgagcggacgcgagggtgGAACGCCAAatttttttgttgatgttttttccaaaacgcccattccccccccccccctgccgtaaataacgatcggtccctaagtcccgccgattacaagctgatcagacTATAGCATTACAAACTATAATGTGCAGTCCTGTTTTGGATAATTTGTAGATGAATTGCTACAGAAATACTACATTTCCCCAAAcataacaatgggctattccatttaaaatccatactacacctgtggaagattttgctaaagtcttccatagagggagtatgagtttcaaatagaatagacaattgggtaacttccatttgaaatattcatgCCTGTTGTGtaagataaaggtaaagccatatacagggggagtaggCCTATGGGTTATGATaaaccctgactaattacatttgaaaaacataatccCTCTGctagatatttctaaaatcttccacaggggtagtgtggatttcaactggaatagccctccAGATGAGGCAGATATATTGAATTATAAACCATcgacaaaatatcttcaatgagGAAAGTAGATTTACAATTTTTTAGCATGAACATTCCTTTGAGAGCTTTTTTACGCAGTATCAATTTGTTGGTTCCAAGACAAATTATCATCAATAATAATGAAGGTATTGCTCTCAATATGCACCCTCTTATTATTAATACCTTTTGGGCGACTCTAACCCCTTCCAGTTTTACGGGtggatggacttttcaagtagggttaggggctgtgcaatactgagccccccccccccaatttcccaaaatttgcatatttaagcgtttctgtagcaTTTTCCCAAGCCTTTTTAGCGTGTTTTATTTAATAgccgccccatgaatgtgtgccaaaaattgcccccttcggctcgccaaaaatttcttgcccccccccccaattttaccctcccccagggctcataattattgtacagccccttagTCGGTCGAGATTTTTTTTCTGGTGGTGATATTAACGCTAAAATATCACCAATAGcttgaaaatttgacaaaatattgaaaacatttcacGGTGCAAATATTTATGTTCTGATTTTTTTAAGTCATTGGCTGCATGACCAATGACTTCTATTCACAATTCACATGCAAAAATGTATATATCTTATTCGATTAGCCAACATCAAAGTGCATCATCAATATTGCACCACAACGATAAACACAACACAGATGCTATACATGTACGCGCGCTGTAGcgtataaaaaggtaaatataccGGGGGCTaacctgtataaacagtgaacggagcgcccatctctctttcattggcgattgggccagactcccagcggcggcaccaggaatttttttcgggtggcggggggcattgagggggaaaagtgaacattttcaggggagggggcaaaatcacccaattttgctcaaaattgccgcaaaaagtggaattttttgcaattttcatttttttctggggggggcaacaggggagcaagagttctgattggggaattttcccccatgccccccagtggcgctgccactgcagactcctccatgtaatgttgctgtagggggattgctacacctcctccacagcgagtagCTGTTACCTTCGCAGCATTAAAGAATGCCTGTACCCatatatacacctgggtggagaggagtaaaaagtaccttactcaagggcacaacacgatggcgtcgccggggcttgaacccacaaccttctgTTTATGAGTCGGAGcttgttccgctcggccaccgtgctccctacgTATGTAAGAGACTAATTATTCAGGTCTGTTGAAATGAATGCCACAAGGCGATTCCACATCACTCTCAAAGATGAGCCCGAAAAATTCCAAGGAAGTAGGATCGAGACCACTCATTTCACTTCGAGTGGACTTGCTGTAGGATCCAGTCCACGTCCTGGTATgaaacaggcatagtgagaaaGTTTTACCCAGAATGTTTAACCTATCATGTACCACACCTACCAAACATTGCTCTCACTATGGATCACAatatagcctcatcccaatcatagtccaataacctcaattatatAATCATAGTGctacatttgacctcaagttgcagagtataagtttttgtacccaaattttcaaaggtcattcaatgaatgtacttaatgtattggggtttaagaataataataataataataataaagaaacatttgcccctgatagatgagcatcaAGAACTGTGCCCGTGATGAACATgtagtggatcctagtgtgtCTGTTGGGCAAATATCTATGAGGAGGTAACTTCAGATTCAGATTTCTTCTTATAGTGGGaatattccaattgaatgaatgcagctttcaatagcgtgatgaACATTTGCGTACACtttgcgatgtacgccagcgtgtgcgactgtgcgtgagtaatgcggaagtgaatccaaccatgccaacacacttgtgattggttagcattgtatccaaggatgtgcgttcgcattgtagtttgaaatacgaaatatacaatcgcggttggatcgagtataGCTGTTGAAAttaagctgcgttcattcaattggaattcctactataattATATTCTctgaatatcatgtaaatgcatgcatgtttttttatctttcgacagccatggtgttactgatggtttatttttcaatattttcataataaaatTATGGctgatttatgattttttttaagcAGCAATAAGgacaaaacaaaaggaacaaaaacaATGACAAAGACAAAAAGACTAGTTTCCCATGTTATTTTCATCAGTTGTGGAATGaggaaaaaaattataaaaaaaatagaattagAAAGAGGCGAAATGCAGGAAAAAAGAAGAATTTCTTGGttttcaaacaaatattgcaattGACCAAATAGAGTCCTGACTCCTGAAGAAAGTAATTATTATATAACCTAAATTCCCCTTTATTTAGTCCTTACACACATACCAAACCCTAAGAGTTTCTGCcaattgtttaagggatctaaaatgagcgtttatcgggtttcgacagtattttttgtgggacatgacagaacctcagacctatcgaattgcattctgaatacgaagcatgtctttctgatatcaaataattttcattttttgaaaatcacaatataatacaaattttatgacaaattataaaaatgtgatatttttcaaatttttgatatataacagtcctcgaagtaaattatataaatctaatgatatattcttaaagtgtatgtagcagggaggaaaagccgacggtcaattgaaaaatttgacctttcatattgaagatatggattttttccccaaaagaccaaaatttttttggtgttttgggaaaaaaatccatatcttcaatctgaaaggtcaaaattttcaattgatcgtcggcttttcatcccacctacatacactttaagtataaatcatcagatttaaaagtttacttcaagtactgttaaatatcaaaaatatcaattttaatgatttgccataaaatgtgtattaaattgcaatttcaaaaatctaaattattgatatcagaatgacattcttcaaatattcagaatgcaatcgatatgtctgatgtgctctaatgtcccaaaataaatactgtccaaacgttcataccccagcccttaacatggcAAGAACACAATTTGGCGCACCTGTTTTCCATAAAGCTGATGTGTCAGTATGAAATTTTGAAAGAACATTTGTTTCCAAATGCTTCCAAAAATCGACACAATCAGGGTCCAGCAAATGATTTGCCCAAACTTATTTTTGCGTAACCCTTCATTGCTGTAATCGTTCAAAAGGTAGTTTCATTTTACCTGGTCACTtccaccattccaaataaatcTAAAAAACAAAGAattcaatttctttttaaaaaaaaagctttggaattggaattcgctacttgcacggttccgccattatgtactatgtgtgcgggagagcctcgaactggcagcatacatgaaaggaagaattatgtaaccttacacagaacgttatgactagttcaattcccattcatgt belongs to Amphiura filiformis chromosome 18, Afil_fr2py, whole genome shotgun sequence and includes:
- the LOC140139868 gene encoding uncharacterized protein, with protein sequence MYSMQQGLQTETDLETAQNTVHLKKSHNMISRRSQNLFNLKPYKCIYCRRYFYDTYLYLSHLTKHKKWIRRYWYESDTKEKLYKCQHCNKDFKRKQNWMDHECTLTFRKTFVTHLNRHSLIHSNEKPHVCKECNKGFKQACDLKRHIAIHGNEKPHVCKICNKGFTQAGNLKRHKSTHSNEKPHVCKICNKGFKRACDLKKHMTVKQHGPIHCNEKPYVCKVCNKGFIGNLNQQLEHEAIHSKEQPYVHVCEVCKQSFTQAHYLKRHKAIHGNEKPYKGSIRPYKCGLCNKEYKYMSGLKIHSEIHIIAMGQAIKEAQNSNS